The Hyalangium gracile genomic sequence TGCCCGGGAAGAGGCGCTGCACGGCGCTGGCCACCACGTGCGCGGCGTCATGGCGGATGAGCTCCAGCGCCTCGGGGCTCTTGGTGGTGAACACCTGCAGCTTCGCGTCCTCGGTGAGCGGCCGGGCCAGATCCACGTCCTGGCCGTTGACCCGCGCGAAGAGGGCCGCCTTGGCCAGGCCCGCCCCGATGCCGTCCCGCACGAAGTCCGCGATGGTGGTTCCCCGACTGGTCTGCTTCTGGCTGCCATCGGGGAGCGTCACCGTAATCATGTCGGACATGTCGAAACCTCGAAAACGCCACGGGCGGCAGGCTTGCTGGAAGCCGTGCCGCCCGCTGTGAGACTTCCGTTGTGGATGGGTCGTAGTGGGATCGAACCACTGACCCCTACCGTGTCAAGGTAGTGCTCTACCGCTGAGCTAACGACCCGTGCCTGAAAAGCGCGGCGGGAATAGCAGTGGGCTCCCGCAGCTGTCAAGGAAACACCGACGACCGCTGATCCTCTTCCTGACCGGCGTGCGCTCATGGCCTCGGGGTATCCAACAATCGCCGCACCCGGGACATGACTTCATCGAACATGGCCGGGGTCAGCCGCCCCGTCTGCGTGTTCTGCTGGCTGACGTGGTAGCAGCCCACGAGGGTCCGCCCGCCTGCCAGGGGCACCTCCGCCCCGTGCCCGAACGCCGGCCGAGGCGTGGGCAGCTCCACCCCCGAGCGGGCCAGGGCCAGCAGCGCCGCGTTCCACCCGATGGCCCCCAGCGCCAGGAACACCCGGGCCGGCAGCAGCGCCAGCTCCCGGTCGAGGAACGGGGCGCAGCGGGCCAGCTCCTCCGGGAGCGGCTTGTTCTCCGGGGGGGCGCAGCGGGCCGAACAGGTGATGTAGGCGTCGCTGAGCAGGAGCCCGTCGTCCCGGTGCTCGCTCCGGGGCTGGTTGGCAAACCCCGCTCGGTGCAGCCCCGCGTAGAGGAAGTCTCC encodes the following:
- a CDS encoding uracil-DNA glycosylase translates to MTKLEKLHAEITRCRACPRLVEWREEVARVKRRAYREWTYWGRPVPGFGDPRARLVIVGLAPAAHGANRTGRIFTGDRSGDFLYAGLHRAGFANQPRSEHRDDGLLLSDAYITCSARCAPPENKPLPEELARCAPFLDRELALLPARVFLALGAIGWNAALLALARSGVELPTPRPAFGHGAEVPLAGGRTLVGCYHVSQQNTQTGRLTPAMFDEVMSRVRRLLDTPRP